The Brasilonema sennae CENA114 genome includes a region encoding these proteins:
- a CDS encoding saccharopine dehydrogenase family protein codes for MTKRVLILGGRGRIGGSVAKDLLTHTQAEVTITGRTPGNRTGDSRVQHLVLDLADVEKLKKAIASTDLVVHCAGPFHYRDANVLKICIEHGVNYVDVSDHRSYTSKALIYNDAAVSAGVTAIVNTGIFPGISNSMVRQGVEQFDTPEKIHLSYLVSGSGGAGVTVMRTTFLGLQQPIEAWIDGKWQTVKPYSQRENLDFPPPYGRSGVYWFDMPETFTLPHAFPSVKTVITKFGSVPDFYNHLTWIAAHIFPKQLMQQKSAIEFLAHVSHFMTDVTNPFSGIGVTVRSEITGQKDDKIATFCSTLVHENTAVASGCGTGSIAQLLLDGKLKKPGVSPVEEALPTDLFEQTMQSRSIDISHEWLYKQKFDNRQIENEYPRRKT; via the coding sequence ATGACTAAGCGAGTTTTAATTCTTGGAGGGAGAGGGCGGATCGGTGGTAGCGTTGCCAAAGACCTTCTCACCCATACACAAGCAGAAGTGACAATCACAGGACGCACACCAGGTAATAGAACGGGCGACTCAAGAGTGCAACATTTGGTGTTAGACTTGGCCGATGTTGAGAAACTGAAGAAGGCGATCGCCTCTACCGATTTGGTAGTTCACTGTGCTGGTCCTTTTCACTACCGAGATGCCAATGTTCTCAAAATCTGTATTGAACATGGTGTCAATTACGTAGATGTCAGTGACCACCGTTCTTATACCAGTAAGGCTCTCATCTACAACGATGCAGCCGTATCTGCAGGTGTCACAGCGATAGTTAACACTGGTATCTTCCCTGGCATTTCTAACAGCATGGTACGTCAGGGTGTTGAGCAATTCGATACACCAGAAAAGATTCATTTGAGTTATTTAGTATCTGGTTCTGGCGGGGCTGGTGTCACCGTCATGCGAACAACCTTTTTAGGTTTACAACAACCAATTGAAGCTTGGATAGATGGAAAATGGCAGACAGTCAAACCCTACAGCCAGCGTGAAAATCTTGACTTTCCACCTCCATATGGTCGTAGCGGAGTGTACTGGTTTGATATGCCAGAAACTTTTACACTACCTCATGCTTTTCCCTCAGTGAAAACAGTCATTACAAAATTTGGTTCAGTTCCCGATTTTTATAATCACCTAACTTGGATAGCTGCCCACATTTTTCCTAAGCAACTGATGCAACAGAAAAGCGCTATTGAATTTTTGGCTCATGTTAGTCATTTTATGACCGATGTGACCAATCCTTTCAGTGGTATTGGAGTTACAGTTCGCTCAGAAATTACAGGTCAAAAAGATGATAAGATAGCAACTTTTTGCTCTACTTTAGTGCATGAAAATACCGCAGTAGCTTCGGGCTGTGGCACGGGTAGTATTGCTCAATTATTACTAGATGGTAAGTTGAAAAAACCCGGTGTTTCACCTGTTGAAGAAGCACTGCCAACAGATTTATTTGAGCAAACAATGCAAAGTCGGAGTATTGACATTAGTCACGAATGGTTGTACAAGCAAAAGTTCGATAACAGACAGATAGAAAACGAGTACCCACGTAGAAAAACTTAG